CCAGAACGAAAACCTGATCGCCTGGCGCGACGGCGAGATCGCGGCCACGGCGCCGGACCTGATCTGCCTGGTGGACGAGCTGACGGCCGAGCCGGTGACGACCGAGATCGTGCGCTACGGCCTGCGCGTCGCCGTGCTCGGCATTCCCGCGCCGCCGCTGTTGCGCACCGAGCGGGCGCTGGCGGTGGTCGGTCCGCGAGGCTTCGGTTATGACGTCGCCTACCGGCCGCTTGCGGGCGTATACGGCGGGGCCGGCGAGCCGACGGCCGGTCGTAGCATGGCGCCGCCCGGTTGAGTCCGGAGCGAGCGGTGGCTATTGTCGAGCAGGACGCAGCGGGAACACCCGCGCCGCCGGAGAAACCACGCCATGGGCGAGATCATTCCCTTCGCGGGCAACCCGCTGGACCGCGCCGCCAACCAGCGCCGCGACGAGGCCTGGCTCGCCGCGCAGTTCGGCGCCGCCGGGGGCCGCTATCTGCCGTTCTGGCGACTGAACGTGCTCACCAGCACCGCCGGGATCGATGCACAGGCGGCGTTGCACTGGCTCGACAGCGGCGTCTGCGGCCGGCTCGGGGACGGCACGGTCCCGCTGCTGCTGGGGCTGCGCGACGGCGTGGCGCACTTCGCCGTCGATCTCTCCGCGCTGGCCGATCCGATCGCGGAGCTGTGCATCGAGGGCGCGGCCTTCACCGACGCCCGCCAGGCCGGGGGCACGCTGCCGGCGGAGGAGGCGGGCATTTTGGCGCAGGCCCGCTCGTTGCTGGAGTGGCACACGCGCAACCGCTTCTGCGGCAGTTGCGGCTCGCCCACGGCCGTGGCCGCCGGCGGCGCCATGCGCAGGTGCACAGCCTGCGGCGCCGAGCATTTTCCCGGCCCGCACGCCGTCGTGATCATGGTGGTCTGGCGCGGCGACCGTTGCCTGCTGGGCAGCGGCCGCGGCTGGGGCGGGAAGCGGTACTCGGCGCTGGCCGGCTTCATGGACCACGGCGAGACGATTGAAGAGGCGGTGGCACGCGAGGTCTACGAGGAGGTCGGTCTCCATGTCGACCAGGTGGAGTACCACGCCTCGCAGCCGTGGCCGTTCCCCATGTCGCTGATGATCGGCTGCTTCGCCCACGTGAGTGACGAAGCCGTGACCGTGGACGAGGAAGAGCTGGCCGGCGTCCGCTGGTTCTCCCGCGAGGAGATCCGCCAGGCGTTGGCGGCGCCGGAGAGCGTCGATTTCGGCGTGCCCGGCCGCATCGCCATCGCTCACCACCTGATCAAGGCGTGGGCCGAGCAATTCCCGAGCGCCGGCCGCACGGCGCACCCGTACCCGAGGAACGGACAGCCATGACGACCGCCGAACCCTGGATCGATCGCACGCGGGAAGAGCCGCTTGAGCCGGAGCTGCCGATCATCGACCCGCACCACCACCTCTGGCACCGCCCGAACAACCGCTACGTGCTCGACGATCTGCTTGCCGACCTGGCGGGGCAGAACGTGCGGCAGACGGTCTTCGTCGAATGCACGTCCATGTACCGCGCCGCCGGCCCCGAGGAGTTCCGCGTGGTGGGCGAGACGGAGTGGGTGCAGGGCATCGCGGCGCAGAGCGCCAGCGGCGGCTTCGGCGAACTGCGCGCCGCCGCCGGCATCGTGGGCAGCGCCGATCTGCGGCTGGGCGACCGCGCGGCGCGGGTGCTCGAAGCGCAGATCGCGGCCAGCCCGCAGCGCTTCCGCGGCATTCGACACCGCGCGGCCTGGGCCGAGCCGGGCGTGCTGCCCAACCAGCCGGCAACGACGCCGGCGCACCTGCTGCTGGACGCCGACTTCCGCCGCGGCTTCGCCTATCTGCGGACGTATGGTTTGAGCTTCGAAGCCTGGCTCTACCATCCACAACTGCCGGAGCTTGCCGGCCTGGCGAAGGCGTTCCCCGATACGGCGATCATCCTCAACCACCTCGGCGGCCCGATCGGCGTCGGCCCCTACGCCGGCAAACGCGGTGAGGTCTTCGCGCAGTGGAAGCAGGATCTCACCGCCGTTGCCGCCTGTCCGAACGTGGTGCTCAAGGTCGGCGGGCTGCAGATGGCGGTGAACGGCTTCGACTGGCACGAACGCGAGCGCCCGCCAACCTCGGACGAGCTGCTGGCCGCCAACCGCGACTGGTATCTCTACGCGATCGAGCAGTTCGGGCCGCGGCGCTGCATGTTTGAAAGCAACTTTCCCGTGGACAAGCTCTCCTGCTCGTACACCGTGCTCTGGAACCAGTTCAAGAAGCTGAGTAGGGGCTTTTCGCCGTCCGAGCGCGCCGCCATGTTCCATGACACGGCGCAGCGCGTCTACCGCTTGCCGCAGGCCTGAGAACCGACCGTCGCCGGCCCGCCGTGCACGCTGCCGCGAAGCCGGCCGCTGCAAGCCTACGAGGCGACCTCGTCCAATGCGTGTTCGGTGGCGACCAGCGTCGCGGCCAGGTCGTCGTCGCCGTGCGCGGCGGAGCAGTAGACCTTGCCGCCGTTCAGGAAGACGCCGCGGCGGGTCATCGCCCGGCAGAAGGCGCTCCACACGGCCCCGTTCGCCTCGAGCGTGTCGCGGTAGTCACGGATCGGCGTGGCCTGCGCGAAGATCTGGAAGATCGGCCCCTCGCCCGGCGCCTGCACGGCGATGCCGCGCCTGCCGAAGGCCGCGGTCATGCCCTGCGCCAGCCGCTCGCCGTAGGCGTAGAGACGCGGATAGATCGTGGCGCGCTCCCGCTCCAGTACGCGCAGCGTGGCCAGTCCGGCGGCGGCGGAGACGGGGTTGCCGCTGAGCGTGCCCGTCATCGCCGCGCCGGCGCTCCTGCGCGCCGGGTCGGCGAAGCCCAGCAGGTCGCGCCGCCCGGCGATGGCGCCGCCCGCATAGCCGCCCGCGATCACCTTGCCGTAGGTCGCGAGGTCGGGCACGACACCGTAGCGCTCCTGTGCCCCGCCCCAGGCGAAGCGGAAACCGGTGACGACCTCATCGAAGATCAGCACGATGCCGTGGCGGCGGCAGGTCTCGCGCAGCGCCGCCAGGAAGCCGGGCGCGGGTGGAATCGCCCGCTGGAATGGTTCGACGATCACGGCCGCAAGCTCGCCGCCGTGGTCGGCGATGATGCCGGTGGCCGTCTCCGCATCGTTGAACGGCGCGATCAGCACCGTCTCCTGCACGGCCCTGGGGATGCCCGCGCTGTCGGGCAGCGCCGCGGGCCAGGGCGGCGGCTCGGCGGGGGTGCCGCCCATCATGCCGTAGTCGTGGTTGCCGTGATAGCCGCCCTCGAACTTGAGGATCTTCTCCCGCCCGGTGGCGGCGCGGGCGATGCGCAGGGCGTGGAACGTCGCCTCGGTGCCGGAGCCGACGAAACGCACCTGCTCGGCGCAGGGAATGGCGCTCACCAGCAGCTCGGCCAGCTCCAGCACCTGGCGGTTCAGGGTGAAGTAGGTCGTGCCCCGCGCCACCTGGGCCTGCACCGCGGCCACGACCTCCGGATGCGCGTGACCCAGCAGCATCGGTCCGGAGCCGATCACGTAGTCGATGTACTCGCGCCCATCCACGTCCCAGAGGTGCGCGCCCTGCGCACGCTCGACCACGAAGGCGGTGCCGTCGGGCAACGCCTCGGTGCTGACCGCGCCGCCGGGCAACAGCTCGTGGGCGAGGCGCAGATAGTCCGCCTGTGTGCGTTGGGTTTGCGTGCTGGTCATGTCGTTCGCTCCACGCGGTTCTCCTGGCAGCGTAGCAGAAGGCCAGCCACGGTTCGCTGCCGACGATGATGGGCGGACGGGGCCACGCTGCCCGCGGCCGGCCGGTCCAGTGGGGTGTGATAGCGTGAGACGCCGCCACCGGCCAATTCTTGACAGGTTCCAAATGACGGCCGATAGTGCAGGTATGCCCAGCGAAAACGACGACGCGGTCCAGCGCCTGCGTGCCGCAGGGCTTCGCATCACGACCCCGCGACTGGAGATCCTCAGGACGCTCACCGAGGGTCCATCGCATACCGACGCGGACCGCATCGCCGCGGCCGTGCGCGCGCGTACGGGCAGCATCTCGGCCCAGACGGTGTACAACGTGCTGGCGTCGCTGCTGGCGGCCGGGTTGGTGCGCCGGATTGAACCCGCGGGCGGTCCCGGCCTGTACGAGCTGCGCGTGGGTGACAACCACCACCACATCGTTTGCCGGCTGTGCGCGGCGACGACCGACGTGGATTGCGCGGCGATGCCGGCGCCCTGTCTGGCACCGTCGGAGACGAACGGCTATCTGATCGACGAAGCGGAAGTCACCTTTTGGGGACTTTGTCCCGAGTGTGCCGCGGCGGCTTCCGTCTCGTCCGGCGAGTGAAAGCGGACACGCAGCGTGTGACACCGGCCAGGCGACACCACCCTGCATCCAGACGAACCAGGGTCAAGCGCAACGAGCCAGCACCAGGAAGCAGCCACAAGAGGAGAAGGATCGACGTGTCTGAGCGCGGCAGTGACAGCGAGAACCCGGCAATCCCCGCCCCGACTCCCAAGCAGACCCGGCCCAGGTCGAACCGAGACTGGTGGCCGAATCAACTCGACCTCTCGGTTCTCCGCCAGCACGCGCCCCAGCCCAATCCGCTGGGCGCGGACTTCAACTATCGAGAGGAGTTCCAGCGCCTCGACGTCGAGGCGCTGAAGCAGGACATTTTCGCGCTGATGACGACCTCGCAGGACTGGTGGCCGGCCGACTACGGCCACTACGGGCCGCTCTTCATCCGCATGTCGTGGCACGCCGCCGGCACGTACCGTATCGCCGACGGTCGGGGCGGCGGCGGCACCGGCGCGCAGCGCTTCGCCCCGCTCAACAGTTGGCCAGACAACGCGAGCCTCGACAAGGCGCGCCGCCTGCTCTGGCCGATCAAACAGAAGTACGGCCGCAGGATATCCTGGGCCGATCTGATCATCTTCGCCGGCAACTGTGCCATCGAATCGATGGGACTCAAGACGTTCGGCTTCGGCTTCGGGCGCGAGGACATCTGGGAGCCCGACGAGATCTACTGGGGGTCCGAGGACACCTGGCTGGGAGACGAGCGCTACAGCGGCGACCGGGAACTCGCCAATCCCTTCGCCGCCGTGCAGATGGGCCTGATCTACGTGAACCCGGAGGGGCCGAACGGCAACCCGGATCCGCTGGCCGCAGCAAAGGACATCCGCGAGACGTTCCGCCGCATGGCGATGAACGACGAGGAGACGTTCGCGCTGATCGCCGGCGGACATACGTTCGGCAAGACGCACGGCGCCGCCGACGCGATCAAGTACGTCGGTCCGGAACCAGAGGCTGCCCCACTTGAGGCGCAGGGCCTCGGCTGGAAGAACGGCTTCGGCAGCGGCAAGGGCGACGACACGATCACCAGCGGCCTGGAGGGCGCCTGGACCAACGAGCCAACGAAGTGGGACAACGGCTACCTGGATAACCTGCTCAACTACGACTGGAAGCTGACGAAGAGCCCCGCCGGCGCGAACCAGTGGACGCCTACCAACGCAGCGGCCCAGGGCACCGTGCCCGACGCGCACGATCCCTCGAAGCGGCACGCCCCCATGATGCTGACCACCGACCTCTCGCTGAAGCTGGATCCGATCTACGCGCCGATCGCGAAGCGCTTCCACGAGCACCCGGAGGAACTGGCAGACGCCTTCGCCAGGGCGTGGTACAAGCTGTTGCACCGCGACATGGGCCCCGTCTCGCGTTACCTTGGCCCGTGGGTACCGGAGCCGCAGTTGTGGCAAGACCCGGTTCCGGAGGTTGATCACGAACTGATCGGGGAAAGCGACATCGCCGCCCTCAAGGGCAAGATCCTTGCATCGGGGCTGTCCATCTCGCAGCTGGTCTCCACCGCCTGGGCGTCGGCGGCAAGCTTCCGCGGCACCGACAAGCGCGGCGGGGCGAACGGGGCGCGGATTCGCCTGGCGCCGCAAAAGGACTGGGAGGTCAACGAGCCGGCCAAACTCGCCCGGGCGCTGCAGATACTGGAACAGATCCAGCAGGAGTTCAACGGCGCGCAGAGCGGCGGGAAGCGGGTCTCGCTCGCCGACCTGATCGTCCTGGGCGGCTGCGCCGCCGTCGAGCAGGCGGCGCAGAACGCCGGGCACGCCGTGCCGGTTCCCTTCACGCCCGGGCGCACGGACGCCTCGCAGGAGCAGACCGACGTCGAGTCGTTCGCCGTGCTCGAACCGAGAGCCGACGGCTTCCGCAGCTACGTCCGCGCCGGGGAGAAGCTGTCGCCTGAGACCCTGTTGCTCGACCGGGCCAACCTGTTGACGCTGACCGCGCCCGAGATGACGGTCCTGGTCGGCGGCATGCGTGCCCTGAACGCCAACTTCGGGCAATCCCAGCTCGGCGTCTTCACCAGGCGGCCCGAGACGCTGACCAACGATTTCTTCGTGAACCTGCTCGACATGGGCACGGAATGGAAGGCGTCCGCCTCGGCTGAGAACGTGTACGAGGGTCGCGATCGCGCGACTGGCGGACTCAAATGGACCGGCACCGCCGTCGACCTCGTCTTCGGTTCGCACTCCCAGCTTCGAGCCATCGCGGAGTTCTATGCGTGTGACGACTCGAAGGAGAAGTTCGTGCGCGATTTTGTGGCGGCGTGGAACAAGGTGATGAGTCTTGATCGCTTCGACCTGGTCGCGCAGGACCGGAGCGTGCGGCCGCGAGCGGCCGTGGCCGGCGACTGACCGGCAGGCAACGGCGTTCCGGCAACGCCCACGGCGCGGCGTTCCGCGCCGTGGGCGTTGCCGGACGATCGCACGCCCGACGCCCGCACGGTCTCCACCCCACGGGATCGTGGGAGGACGAAGGAGAGGGCTGCGCAGCAATCGAGCGAAGGAGCGCTTGCGGCCGGCGGCACGCGCGGCCATGCTGCTGTACAGACGGTTGCGGCCGGGGCCGGCCTGGAGCGACGATGAGCCGCATGCGCTTCGGCGTGTTCCGGGCGCGGGGAGGCGATGATGACGACCACCGGGACCTGGCGCAATCCCTCGGTCGCGGGCGACACGATCGCCTGGCCGCGCGATCGCGCGATCCCGCCGCAGGGGGCGCCGCTGCCGGCCGGCACCGTCGTCGTCTCGGCCGACAGTCACGTGCTGGAAACGTCGGACCTGTGGCGTGGTCGCCTGCCGGCTCGCTTCCAGGACCGCGCGCCGAAGCTCTGGTGGGACGAAGACGGCTTCTCGCACCTGGAGGCGGAGGGTCGCAACCTCGACGTGCCGGGTCTGAACACGATGCTGGTGGAAGGCCGCGCCGGGATCACCGATACAGGCGCACGGCTCAAGGACCTGGACGCGGAGGGGGTGGAGAAGGAGATCATCTTCCCGCAGCGCACGCTCTCGCTCGTCAGTCTGCAGGATCTCGAGCTGCGCGCCGCCTGCATGGATGCCTACAACGAGTGGCTGGCCGAGTACTGCAAGGCCGCGCCGGACCGCCTCTACGGCGTCGGCATTCTCAACTGGTGGAACCCGGAGGCGGCCGAGGACAGCCTGCAGGCGCTGCGGGGCCTGGGCTTCCACGCGATGGAGATCCCTTCGGCGCCGCCGGGCATCTTCTACAACGCGCGGGCGATGGAACCGTTGTGGGACGCGATCGAGCGCAGCGGCTATCCGATCTCGTTCCACATCGGCGAAAACATTCAAACCAGGGGCGCCGGCGCCCTGGGCATCTTCCAGATGCAGACGTTCGCGCCGTTCCGGCGGTTGTTCGGGCTGATGGTCTTCGCCGGCATTCTCGAGCGGCACCCGGCGCTGAAGGTCGTCTTCACCGAAGGCGGCATTCACTGGGTGCCCGCGGCGCTGTTCGACGCCGACCGCATCTACCGCGACTTCGAGTCGGAGATGAAGCCGAAGCTGGCGCGGCTGCCGAGCTTCTACTGGTGGCAGAACTGCTACGCCACCTTCCAGGAAGACCCGGTCGGACTGCAACTGCTGGATCAGCTCGGGCCGCACAAGGCGCTGTGGGCGAGCGACTACCCGCACCCGGAGAGCACGCTGGGCTACTCCGCCGCGTCGGTGCGTGCGATCTTCGCGGCCACGAGCGAGGAGAAGGCGAAGGCCGTCGCGGGCGGCAACGCCGTAGACCTCTGGGATCTTCGCTAAGGCTGGCGCCCCGCTTGCCGCAGAGGCGATCGCGCGCTACACAATGGCGTGGTCCTTGCCCGTTGTGCAGGAAGAGATTCCGGGGGAGGAAGCACGATGCCGTGGAACCAGTTCCAGACCAACGCCATACCCACGATCACCACGGAGTTCATCAGCATTCGCGGCAACAACGGCGACAGCATCCATGCCTATGCCGCGCGCCCCGCGGGCGCCGGTCCGTTTCCCGGCGTGGTGCTGGTCCACCACCTGCCCGGCTGGGATGAGCTCTATCTCGAGTTCACCCGGCGCTTTGCCCAGCACGGCTTCTCAGCCATCTCCCCGGACCTGTACTGCCGCGAGGGCCACGGCGCGCCCGACGACGTGGCGGCGAAGGTGCGCGGCGCGGGCGGCGTGGCGGATGCGCAGGTGGTAGGCGACTGCGTGGGCGCCATGCAGCACCTCAAGGCGCAGGCCGGCAGCAACGGCAAGGTCGGGATCATCGGCAGCTGCTCGGGCGGGCGTCACGCCTATGTTGTGGCCTGCAGCTCGCGCGCCTTCGATGCCGTGGTGGACCTGTGGGGCGGTCGCGTGGTGCAGGACGAGCTGACGGAGAAGCAGCCCGTCTCGCCGGTGACGATGACGAAGGATCTCAACTGTCCGGTGCTGGGCATTTTCGGCAACGACGATCAGGCGCCCTCGCCGGCACAGGTGGACCAGCACGAGGCCGAGCTCAAACAGCACGGCAAGAACTACGAGTTCCACCGCTATGATGGCGCCGGCCACGGCATCTGGTACTACAGCTTCCCGCTCTATCGCCCGCAGCAGGCGATGGACAGCTGGGGCAAGGTGCTTGACTTCTTCGAGAAGAACCTGCGCTGAGCGGTGGGCGGCGGCGCCCGGCGCGGCCACGCCGGTGGCGGACTTTGCCGTCCCGCCGCATCGTAGTGGGGCGGCATTGATTGCGCCCGCCGCCGACGAATTGCGGGTCAGGTGAGCAAGGCGCCTTGGGAACGCCCGCTTGAGACAGCGTACGGAGCGGCGTCCACGGGCCAACCGTGGACGCCGCCTGCATCGTCACTCGGCGCGGGAAACCTCGCCGCCGGCCGGGCTCCGCGACCAGGATTCGAACCTGGAACCCATCGGTTAACAGCCGATTGCTCTACCGTTGAGCTATCGCGGAAGGTGTCAACCGCGGCCGCGCGGCGCGACCACGCTGCCGATTTTAGCACAGCGCTCAGAGGGCGGCAAACGCCGTGCGCGCCGCCAGCCGCCCGCGCCCGGCCGCCTCGCTCGGCCGCGAACCGTCGAACACGACCTCGCCGCGCGAGAGGGTGAGCAGGGGCCAGCCCGTGACGGAGAAGCCTTCGTAGACCTCGAAATCCTGCGCCGAGTGCATCTCTTCGGCGCGAATCGTGCGCGTGCGCTGCGGATCCCAGACCACGAGGTCGGCGTCTGCGCCGGGCGCGATCGTGCCTTTGCGCGGATAGAGGCCCATCAACCGCGCCGGGTTGGTGGAGATCAGGCTGACGAAGCGCTCTAAACTGATGCGTCCTTGCACCACGCCGTGGCTGAAGAGCATCGGCAGCAGCGTCTCCAGGTTCGACATGCCCGCGGGCACCGTGGCGAAGGTGTGCTGCGGATCCTGCTTGATCGCCCTGCTCCAGCCGACGTGGTCCGTGGCCACGACGTGGACATCGCCGGCCGCCAGCGCCCGCCACATCGCCGCCACGTCCGCGTCGTCGCGCAGCGGCGGCTGGCCGACGTAGAGGGCGCCGTCGGCCTGCGCGTAGGCGTCCTCGGTCAGGTAGAGATAGATCGGCCGCGTCTCGACGTACACGCGCTGCCCGTCCCGCCGCGCCGCCCGCGCCGCGTCCACGGCAGCCTCGCAGGAGACATGCACGATGTACGCGGGCACGTTCGCCGTGCGGGCCAGGTGCAGCGCGTGCTGCGTCGCGCTGACTTCGGCTTCGCGCGGGCGGCTGGCCGGGTAGTTTTCGACGCCCGTCTTGCCCTGCTCGATCAGCAGGTTGGAGCAGTAGTCGATGATCGCGCGGTCCTCGCAGTGGATCATCGCCAGGCCGCCCGCCGCGCCGACCGACGCCAGCGCCCGCAGATACTCCGGCAGACGCCGCTCGAACGAGGCGATCACGGTAAAGAACTTGAAGCTAGGAAAGCCCTCGGCTACCAGCTCCCGGATCTCCGCCAGCGCCGCCTCGCTGGGGTCGTAGATCACTGGGTGGAAGCTGAAGTCGATCACGCTCAGTTCGCGCCCGGCTTTGAGCGCCGCCTCGACGGCCGGGCGCAGCGGCTGGCCGCGCTCTTGATAGGCGAAGTCGCAGATCGTGGTGACGCCGCCCGCCGCGGCCGCGCGGGTGCCGCTGTAGAGGTCGTCGGCGCGGCGGTGTCCGGTCATGCCCGCCTGGTTGAGGTGTACGTGTGGGTCGATGCCGCCGGGCAGCACGTACATGTCCGTGGCGTCGATCTCGCGGGCGGCGCGTTCCATCTGGCCGCCGACCTGCGCGATGCGCTCGCCCTCGACGCCGACGTCCGCCCGCGCGGTGCCCGCCGCCGTGACCACGGTGCCGTTGCGAATCACCAGATCCATCGTCTCGTCCCGTCGTACGCGTCAGGCCCGCGGGCCGGCCGTGAAGTCCTTGTAGTCCTCGCGCAGCTCGCCGATCGTGACGATGCGGCCGCTGTAGCGGTCGCCGTGCGCCAGGATCCAGAGCACGGCCTCGCCCATGATCTCCGGCTGCTCCCAGTCGGAGGTGTCGATGCCGGGGCTGTTGAAGACGTAGCCCTCGGTCACGACCGACAGCTCCAGCATCAGGTCCGCCACGCTGATGCGGTCGGGCTTGAACTCCTCGGCGGCGGTCAGCGAGAGGCGATCCATCGCCGCCTTCGAGGCGGAATACGCGGCGTGGTCGACCCAAGCCCGCCGCGCCGCGCCGGAGGAGATGTTGATGATGTGGCTCGGCGCCGCGGCGCGCAGCAGCGGCAGGAAGTGCCGCATCATCATGTACGGCCCGTGCACGTTGACCTCGAAGCAGCGCTGCCAGAGGCGCAACGGCAGCGCCTCGACCGAGCCGACGGCGCTGATGGCGGCGTTGTTGATCAGCACATCGCAGCGGCCGAAACGCTCGGCGGTGACGCGGGCGCAGTCGGCCACGTCGGCTTCCTTCGCCACGTCGCCCGCGACGACGGCAACCTCGGCGCCCGCCGCGCGGCGCTCGCCGGCGGTGTGCTCGATCGTGCCCGGCAGGCGGCCGGGATGCGCCTCCGTGCTGCGCGCCATCAGCACCAGCCTGGCGCCACGCTCGGCCAGCATCTTCGCGATCACCCGGCCGATGCCGCGGCTCGCGCCGGTGACGACGACCACCTTGCCCCGCACGTCCGCCTCGCGGTTCTGCGCCATCGCCCGCACCTCCTGCTTTGACCGCGGCACGGCGTTCGCAGCCATGCGTCGCCCATTGTGGCGCATCCGCGCGCTGCCGGCCAGTCAGGGCCGTCGCCGCAGGACCGCCTGCATTGACCGCCTGCCGCCCGCCGGGGTTAACTGAAGCCGTCGCGCGGCGCACCGCGTCGCGACACACACTCGGGCGGAGGCGGAGCGTGCCGGTCATCGATGTGCACAACCACTACACCACCGTGCCGGCGGCGCTGAACGTCTACCGCGCCGGCCAAATCAGCGGCAGCAACCAGCCCCGCCCGTTCAAATCCAGCAGCATCAGCGACGAGGCGATCGTCGCCTCGGTTAAGGACAAGCAGATCGCGCACATGGCGATGAAGGGGATCGACCGGCTGATCTTTTCGCCGCAGGCCGGCGCCATGGGCCACCAGTTCGGCGACGAGAAGGTCAGCCGCTACTGGACGCAGGCCTGCAACGATCTGATCCACCGCGTCTGCGCGCTCTTCCCCGACAAGCTGTCGCCCTCCTGCCAGTTGCCGCAGTCGCCGGGCGTGCCGCCCGAACGCTGGCTGGACGAGCTGGAGCTCCGCGTCAAGGAGCAGGGCTTCGTCGCCTGCAACGTCAATCCGGACATCTCCGGCGGGGCGCCGCCGTTCACGCCATCGATGGCGGACGAATGGTGGTACCCCCTCTACGACAAGCTGCAGGACCTGGACGTGCCCGGCCACGTCCACGTCAGCGCCACGCTCAACCCGGCGTTTCATATGAACGGCTCGCACTACATCGCCTGGCATCACAGCGCCGCCTTCGAGATTATGTGGGCGGCCGAGCGCCTTTTCCGCGACTTCCCGCGGCTCAAGCTGGTGATGTCGCACGGCGGCGGGGCCATGCTCTTGCAGCACAACCGCATCCGCTCGCTGTTCGAGGCGGCGGGGCGGGACTACGACTCGGCCGTCAAAAAGGTTACCTGGGACATGGCCGTCTACGAGCAGGAGACGATGGCGACGATGGTGCGCATCGCCGGCGCCGACAACTTGATGTTCGCCACGGAGATGTGGGGCACGGCGAACACGA
The sequence above is drawn from the Dehalococcoidia bacterium genome and encodes:
- the nudC gene encoding NAD(+) diphosphatase: MGEIIPFAGNPLDRAANQRRDEAWLAAQFGAAGGRYLPFWRLNVLTSTAGIDAQAALHWLDSGVCGRLGDGTVPLLLGLRDGVAHFAVDLSALADPIAELCIEGAAFTDARQAGGTLPAEEAGILAQARSLLEWHTRNRFCGSCGSPTAVAAGGAMRRCTACGAEHFPGPHAVVIMVVWRGDRCLLGSGRGWGGKRYSALAGFMDHGETIEEAVAREVYEEVGLHVDQVEYHASQPWPFPMSLMIGCFAHVSDEAVTVDEEELAGVRWFSREEIRQALAAPESVDFGVPGRIAIAHHLIKAWAEQFPSAGRTAHPYPRNGQP
- a CDS encoding amidohydrolase family protein, which encodes MTTAEPWIDRTREEPLEPELPIIDPHHHLWHRPNNRYVLDDLLADLAGQNVRQTVFVECTSMYRAAGPEEFRVVGETEWVQGIAAQSASGGFGELRAAAGIVGSADLRLGDRAARVLEAQIAASPQRFRGIRHRAAWAEPGVLPNQPATTPAHLLLDADFRRGFAYLRTYGLSFEAWLYHPQLPELAGLAKAFPDTAIILNHLGGPIGVGPYAGKRGEVFAQWKQDLTAVAACPNVVLKVGGLQMAVNGFDWHERERPPTSDELLAANRDWYLYAIEQFGPRRCMFESNFPVDKLSCSYTVLWNQFKKLSRGFSPSERAAMFHDTAQRVYRLPQA
- a CDS encoding aspartate aminotransferase family protein, whose translation is MTSTQTQRTQADYLRLAHELLPGGAVSTEALPDGTAFVVERAQGAHLWDVDGREYIDYVIGSGPMLLGHAHPEVVAAVQAQVARGTTYFTLNRQVLELAELLVSAIPCAEQVRFVGSGTEATFHALRIARAATGREKILKFEGGYHGNHDYGMMGGTPAEPPPWPAALPDSAGIPRAVQETVLIAPFNDAETATGIIADHGGELAAVIVEPFQRAIPPAPGFLAALRETCRRHGIVLIFDEVVTGFRFAWGGAQERYGVVPDLATYGKVIAGGYAGGAIAGRRDLLGFADPARRSAGAAMTGTLSGNPVSAAAGLATLRVLERERATIYPRLYAYGERLAQGMTAAFGRRGIAVQAPGEGPIFQIFAQATPIRDYRDTLEANGAVWSAFCRAMTRRGVFLNGGKVYCSAAHGDDDLAATLVATEHALDEVAS
- a CDS encoding Fur family transcriptional regulator, encoding MPSENDDAVQRLRAAGLRITTPRLEILRTLTEGPSHTDADRIAAAVRARTGSISAQTVYNVLASLLAAGLVRRIEPAGGPGLYELRVGDNHHHIVCRLCAATTDVDCAAMPAPCLAPSETNGYLIDEAEVTFWGLCPECAAAASVSSGE
- the katG gene encoding catalase/peroxidase HPI — its product is MDVSERGSDSENPAIPAPTPKQTRPRSNRDWWPNQLDLSVLRQHAPQPNPLGADFNYREEFQRLDVEALKQDIFALMTTSQDWWPADYGHYGPLFIRMSWHAAGTYRIADGRGGGGTGAQRFAPLNSWPDNASLDKARRLLWPIKQKYGRRISWADLIIFAGNCAIESMGLKTFGFGFGREDIWEPDEIYWGSEDTWLGDERYSGDRELANPFAAVQMGLIYVNPEGPNGNPDPLAAAKDIRETFRRMAMNDEETFALIAGGHTFGKTHGAADAIKYVGPEPEAAPLEAQGLGWKNGFGSGKGDDTITSGLEGAWTNEPTKWDNGYLDNLLNYDWKLTKSPAGANQWTPTNAAAQGTVPDAHDPSKRHAPMMLTTDLSLKLDPIYAPIAKRFHEHPEELADAFARAWYKLLHRDMGPVSRYLGPWVPEPQLWQDPVPEVDHELIGESDIAALKGKILASGLSISQLVSTAWASAASFRGTDKRGGANGARIRLAPQKDWEVNEPAKLARALQILEQIQQEFNGAQSGGKRVSLADLIVLGGCAAVEQAAQNAGHAVPVPFTPGRTDASQEQTDVESFAVLEPRADGFRSYVRAGEKLSPETLLLDRANLLTLTAPEMTVLVGGMRALNANFGQSQLGVFTRRPETLTNDFFVNLLDMGTEWKASASAENVYEGRDRATGGLKWTGTAVDLVFGSHSQLRAIAEFYACDDSKEKFVRDFVAAWNKVMSLDRFDLVAQDRSVRPRAAVAGD
- a CDS encoding amidohydrolase family protein, whose product is MTTTGTWRNPSVAGDTIAWPRDRAIPPQGAPLPAGTVVVSADSHVLETSDLWRGRLPARFQDRAPKLWWDEDGFSHLEAEGRNLDVPGLNTMLVEGRAGITDTGARLKDLDAEGVEKEIIFPQRTLSLVSLQDLELRAACMDAYNEWLAEYCKAAPDRLYGVGILNWWNPEAAEDSLQALRGLGFHAMEIPSAPPGIFYNARAMEPLWDAIERSGYPISFHIGENIQTRGAGALGIFQMQTFAPFRRLFGLMVFAGILERHPALKVVFTEGGIHWVPAALFDADRIYRDFESEMKPKLARLPSFYWWQNCYATFQEDPVGLQLLDQLGPHKALWASDYPHPESTLGYSAASVRAIFAATSEEKAKAVAGGNAVDLWDLR
- a CDS encoding dienelactone hydrolase family protein, whose translation is MPWNQFQTNAIPTITTEFISIRGNNGDSIHAYAARPAGAGPFPGVVLVHHLPGWDELYLEFTRRFAQHGFSAISPDLYCREGHGAPDDVAAKVRGAGGVADAQVVGDCVGAMQHLKAQAGSNGKVGIIGSCSGGRHAYVVACSSRAFDAVVDLWGGRVVQDELTEKQPVSPVTMTKDLNCPVLGIFGNDDQAPSPAQVDQHEAELKQHGKNYEFHRYDGAGHGIWYYSFPLYRPQQAMDSWGKVLDFFEKNLR